From the genome of Hymenobacter cellulosilyticus, one region includes:
- a CDS encoding J domain-containing protein: protein MQNHYHTLGVDEQATPNDIRRAYRQLVLLTHPDRTADPAAHQRFLRINEAYDVLSNPARRRGYDALLQALRTPPPPRHTPPPRPAAAAPRQPGFRPRAYAKPPVDLRAYQRPIRWWGGLLALLAVLIILDYSLLQHTVQASFLGAESARDGRGALYTDFYTSRGAFRTYSDLPTNPAHLQVRLSAIFRLVSQVSLPDGSPVPTRLAHRSLFVFTGLLLALALLLQRTALPDATRVSVALVATVVGSILVLMILT, encoded by the coding sequence ATGCAAAACCACTACCACACGCTGGGAGTGGATGAGCAGGCCACACCCAACGATATTCGGCGGGCTTACCGGCAGCTGGTACTGCTCACCCACCCCGACCGAACGGCCGACCCGGCAGCCCACCAACGGTTTTTGCGCATCAACGAGGCCTACGACGTGCTGAGCAACCCGGCCCGTCGCCGCGGCTACGACGCGCTGCTGCAGGCCCTACGCACTCCGCCCCCACCCCGGCACACCCCGCCGCCCCGCCCGGCAGCAGCGGCGCCACGCCAGCCGGGCTTCCGGCCCCGGGCCTATGCCAAGCCGCCCGTGGACCTGCGCGCCTACCAGCGCCCGATTCGGTGGTGGGGCGGGCTGCTGGCCCTGCTGGCCGTACTCATCATTCTCGATTACAGCCTGCTGCAACACACCGTGCAAGCCAGCTTTCTGGGAGCCGAGTCGGCCAGGGACGGCCGCGGGGCTCTGTACACCGATTTCTACACGTCGCGGGGCGCATTTCGGACGTATTCGGACCTGCCCACCAACCCGGCTCACCTACAAGTGCGGCTTTCGGCCATCTTCCGCCTGGTCAGCCAGGTGAGCTTGCCCGATGGCAGCCCGGTGCCCACGCGCCTGGCGCATCGTAGCCTGTTTGTATTTACCGGACTGCTGCTGGCCCTGGCCCTACTACTCCAGCGGACTGCCCTGCCCGACGCAACCCGGGTAAGCGTAGCGCTGGTAGCTACAGTAGTGGGCAGCATTCTGGTGCTGATGATTCTTACCTGA
- a CDS encoding TerC family protein, translating to MFDLSAFSSPATWISLLTLTFMEIVLGIDNIIFISIVVNKLPHDQQKRGRTIGLLLALLFRIGLLLSISWIVSLKEPLFTLNLPFLEPNFGVSGRDLILLAGGLFLLSKSTTEIHTKLQGEEDAAGEGKFHTMSRVILQIVIVDIVFSFDSILTAVGLVDNVLVMILAVILAMGVMLAFSGYIADFVNKNPTIKMLALSFLIMIGIMLVMEAFHKEIPKGYIYFAMFFSLLVETLNMRLRKKSAPVHLRDSQYD from the coding sequence GTGTTTGACCTTTCTGCTTTTTCCAGTCCCGCCACCTGGATTAGTTTGCTCACGCTGACCTTTATGGAAATCGTGCTAGGCATTGACAACATCATCTTCATTTCCATCGTCGTTAATAAGCTGCCCCACGATCAGCAAAAGCGCGGCCGCACCATCGGCCTGCTGCTGGCCCTGCTGTTTCGTATTGGCCTGCTGCTCAGTATCTCCTGGATTGTAAGCCTGAAGGAACCGCTCTTTACCTTGAATCTGCCTTTCCTGGAGCCCAACTTCGGAGTGTCGGGGCGCGACCTTATCCTGCTGGCCGGCGGCTTGTTTTTGCTGAGCAAGAGCACCACCGAGATTCATACCAAGCTGCAAGGTGAGGAAGACGCGGCCGGGGAAGGAAAATTCCACACAATGTCGCGCGTAATCCTGCAGATCGTCATTGTCGACATCGTCTTCTCCTTCGACTCCATCCTGACGGCTGTAGGCCTGGTCGACAACGTGTTGGTGATGATTCTGGCCGTCATTCTGGCTATGGGCGTCATGCTGGCCTTCTCGGGCTACATTGCCGACTTCGTCAACAAGAACCCCACCATCAAGATGCTGGCTCTGTCGTTCCTGATCATGATTGGTATCATGCTGGTGATGGAAGCGTTCCACAAGGAAATTCCAAAGGGCTACATTTATTTCGCCATGTTCTTTTCCCTGCTGGTGGAAACGCTCAATATGCGCCTGCGCAAGAAAAGCGCCCCCGTGCACCTGCGCGACTCGCAGTACGATTAA
- a CDS encoding YajQ family cyclic di-GMP-binding protein, with amino-acid sequence MPSFDIVSKVDPQTLENAVNTAKKELQTRYDLRDTKGGIELDKKANTIQLSSENSMRVKALEDILLGRVVKQGLDGTCLDFSAEEQPNGAMVKKTVKVRAGIDKEASRKIMKLIKDSKIKVDAQTQDEQIRVSAKKIDDLQQVIALLRQKVAEIGQPLQFVNMK; translated from the coding sequence ATGCCCTCGTTTGACATTGTAAGCAAAGTAGACCCGCAAACCCTGGAAAACGCGGTAAACACCGCCAAAAAAGAGCTGCAGACCCGCTACGACCTGCGCGACACGAAAGGCGGTATTGAACTCGATAAAAAGGCCAACACCATTCAGCTCAGCTCCGAGAATTCCATGCGGGTAAAGGCCCTGGAAGACATTCTGCTGGGCCGCGTAGTAAAGCAGGGCCTCGACGGTACCTGCCTCGATTTCTCGGCCGAGGAGCAGCCCAACGGGGCCATGGTGAAGAAAACCGTCAAGGTGCGGGCCGGCATCGATAAGGAAGCCAGCCGCAAGATTATGAAGCTCATTAAGGACAGCAAAATCAAGGTGGACGCCCAGACCCAGGACGAGCAAATCCGGGTGTCGGCCAAGAAGATTGACGACCTGCAGCAAGTCATTGCCCTGCTCCGCCAGAAGGTTGCTGAAATCGGTCAGCCTCTGCAGTTCGTGAACATGAAATAA
- a CDS encoding GNAT family N-acetyltransferase: MPVRAPSSPSDFAAYYQLRYRVLRQPWNQPLGSERADDDDAPSTTHALYSTQAGEVVGVARLHPSGPGQAQVRYMAVDPAFQGQGIGQQLLEYLEDAARRQGLTECILHARQQAVPFYERLGYRVVAPSHQLFGTIQHFLMRKDL; encoded by the coding sequence ATGCCGGTTCGTGCCCCTTCCTCCCCCTCCGACTTCGCCGCTTACTACCAGCTTCGCTACCGGGTGCTGCGCCAGCCCTGGAATCAGCCGCTCGGCTCCGAGCGGGCCGACGACGATGATGCCCCCAGCACTACGCACGCGCTGTATTCCACCCAGGCGGGAGAAGTAGTGGGGGTAGCCCGGCTTCACCCCTCGGGCCCAGGCCAGGCTCAGGTGCGCTACATGGCCGTCGACCCGGCGTTTCAGGGTCAAGGCATCGGGCAGCAGTTGCTCGAATACCTAGAAGACGCTGCCCGCCGCCAGGGCCTGACCGAATGCATTCTGCACGCCCGTCAGCAAGCCGTACCGTTTTATGAGCGGCTGGGCTACCGGGTGGTAGCGCCTTCCCACCAGCTCTTCGGCACTATCCAGCACTTTCTGATGCGTAAGGATCTGTAG
- a CDS encoding DUF962 domain-containing protein, whose protein sequence is MSALPLTFAEFYPRYLREHSKRGTRILHFIGTTLFLLALGLAVFWQRFNLIPLGIVAAYGFAWIGHFFVERNRPATFQHPWYSLLGDFRLYFDLLRGQEKF, encoded by the coding sequence ATGTCTGCCTTGCCGCTCACCTTCGCCGAATTTTACCCGCGCTACCTCCGGGAGCACAGCAAGCGCGGAACCCGTATTCTGCACTTCATCGGGACCACGCTGTTTTTGCTGGCCCTGGGTTTGGCCGTGTTCTGGCAGCGCTTCAACCTGATTCCGCTGGGCATCGTGGCCGCCTACGGTTTCGCCTGGATTGGGCACTTCTTCGTGGAGCGCAACCGCCCGGCTACGTTTCAGCACCCCTGGTATTCCCTGCTCGGCGACTTCCGCCTCTACTTCGACCTGCTGCGGGGCCAGGAAAAGTTCTGA
- a CDS encoding PaaI family thioesterase, whose translation MEQSFDVATLVAIYNQINHYGRTNGMQLTVASPGQVEYSMTVRPEHLSSPGTCHGGVIAGLMDSALGAAALTLAFQTGELVSTVEFKINYLHPVRLQDLLVARARVDHPGKTLVVSSAEIHCLNRELIVARGMGTFNRYPADKRDFHRLLFPDTDTTPVDL comes from the coding sequence ATGGAGCAATCCTTCGACGTAGCTACTCTGGTAGCTATTTACAACCAAATCAACCACTACGGCCGCACCAACGGCATGCAGCTCACGGTGGCCAGCCCCGGCCAGGTAGAATACAGCATGACGGTCCGGCCCGAGCACCTGTCGTCGCCGGGTACCTGCCACGGCGGCGTTATTGCGGGCCTGATGGACTCGGCCCTCGGCGCGGCAGCCCTTACCCTGGCTTTCCAGACCGGGGAGCTAGTTTCCACGGTAGAATTTAAAATCAACTACCTGCACCCCGTGCGGCTGCAGGACCTCCTCGTGGCCCGGGCCCGCGTAGACCACCCGGGCAAAACCCTGGTGGTGAGCAGCGCCGAAATTCACTGCCTGAACCGGGAGCTGATAGTAGCCCGCGGCATGGGCACCTTCAACCGCTACCCGGCCGACAAGCGCGACTTCCACCGCCTGCTTTTTCCCGATACCGATACCACGCCCGTCGACTTGTAG
- a CDS encoding NYN domain-containing protein, producing MNQMNSPLIRIGVFYDGNYFLKISDYYYFQHERKARISLEGLHEYIRHQVAEEEDVDVRLSQITDSHFFRGRLSATEARDKDRLFHDRLLDDILMNLGIATHYMPLKTRDGRLQEKGIDVWLALEALELALHKSFDVIVLIAGDSDYVPLIKKLNTIGTRVMLLNWDFKYVDFKGENRVTRASQQLLEHVTYPVAMHDVIDNGLASSDELIESLFVNQPEPVAFPSVKPVRPTGPTAAGPVGTVGISTIKNLKNGFGFVVMPPNNLFFSYADMAEGDFNDLREGDWVEFTVGRNHRDEDCARNVRKVQPPQDPDGDEYEEHEHESASSDLI from the coding sequence ATGAACCAGATGAATAGCCCACTGATAAGGATCGGCGTCTTCTATGACGGCAATTATTTCCTGAAGATCAGTGATTACTACTACTTCCAGCACGAGCGCAAGGCTCGTATCAGTTTAGAAGGCCTGCACGAATATATTCGCCATCAGGTCGCTGAAGAGGAAGACGTAGATGTTCGCCTGAGCCAGATTACGGACTCCCACTTTTTCCGTGGCCGCCTCTCCGCTACCGAAGCCCGCGACAAAGACCGGTTGTTTCACGACCGTCTGCTGGACGATATTTTGATGAATCTGGGTATTGCCACCCACTACATGCCCCTGAAAACGCGCGACGGCCGTTTGCAGGAAAAGGGCATCGATGTGTGGCTGGCCCTGGAGGCCCTGGAACTGGCCCTGCACAAGAGCTTCGACGTGATTGTGCTTATTGCCGGCGACTCGGACTACGTGCCCCTGATCAAGAAGCTCAACACCATCGGCACCCGCGTGATGCTGCTGAACTGGGACTTCAAGTACGTGGACTTCAAAGGTGAAAACCGGGTAACCCGCGCCTCCCAGCAACTGCTGGAGCACGTGACCTACCCCGTGGCCATGCACGACGTGATTGACAACGGTCTGGCCAGCAGCGACGAGCTAATCGAAAGCCTGTTCGTGAATCAGCCCGAGCCCGTCGCTTTCCCCTCCGTTAAGCCGGTGCGCCCTACGGGCCCCACGGCTGCCGGTCCCGTTGGCACGGTTGGCATCAGCACCATCAAGAACCTGAAAAACGGCTTTGGCTTCGTGGTAATGCCGCCAAACAACCTGTTCTTCAGCTACGCCGACATGGCCGAAGGCGACTTCAATGACCTGCGCGAAGGTGACTGGGTGGAATTTACGGTGGGCCGCAACCACCGCGACGAAGACTGCGCCCGCAACGTGCGTAAAGTACAGCCGCCCCAGGATCCTGACGGCGACGAGTACGAAGAGCACGAGCACGAGTCGGCTTCCTCCGACCTCATCTAA
- a CDS encoding metal-dependent hydrolase gives MRGSSHLAIGLITGVAVGGLITGVPFSPAGIALAGFSALAPDLDHPSSRLSKRLSFSQNYVRFAFALIALGLAGYTHYMLPQGPDRRMGFTAALAFGLIGVAMQGGSARKLALMFTGACTVLGGLYLGFLWLSLLGIFVALAPYTSHRTWTHTIWATALWTYIGYLANNTLGWHGVAHFAGAGYASHLIADSLTKAGVKWFMPLSDYSFKLPLIRTGSTSGNLMEVGICVGYAALVLVLIVSRMNF, from the coding sequence GTGCGCGGTTCTTCTCACCTGGCCATCGGCCTCATTACCGGGGTGGCCGTGGGCGGCCTCATCACGGGCGTGCCCTTTTCGCCGGCCGGCATTGCCCTGGCCGGCTTCTCGGCCCTGGCCCCCGACCTCGACCACCCCAGCTCCCGTCTGAGCAAGCGCCTGAGCTTCTCCCAGAACTACGTGCGCTTTGCTTTCGCCCTCATTGCCCTGGGCCTGGCCGGCTATACTCACTACATGCTGCCCCAGGGGCCCGACCGGCGCATGGGCTTCACGGCGGCCCTAGCCTTTGGGCTCATCGGGGTGGCTATGCAGGGCGGTTCGGCCCGCAAACTGGCCCTGATGTTTACCGGGGCCTGCACTGTGCTGGGCGGCCTTTACCTGGGGTTTTTGTGGCTGAGCCTGCTGGGCATCTTCGTAGCCCTGGCGCCCTACACGTCCCACCGTACCTGGACGCACACCATCTGGGCTACCGCCCTGTGGACCTACATTGGCTACCTGGCAAATAACACCCTGGGCTGGCACGGGGTGGCCCATTTCGCCGGAGCTGGCTACGCCTCCCACCTCATTGCCGACTCCCTGACCAAGGCCGGTGTGAAGTGGTTTATGCCCCTGTCCGACTACTCTTTCAAGCTACCCCTGATCCGGACGGGCTCCACCTCGGGCAACCTGATGGAAGTAGGAATTTGCGTGGGCTATGCCGCGCTGGTACTCGTGCTGATTGTAAGCCGGATGAATTTCTAA
- the mfd gene encoding transcription-repair coupling factor yields the protein MKVSDFLQLYSLDPTGMTVGARLNPATRHSLRPADAKATDAPVRLHLRGLVGSQDAVLAAALHQEFPDQHHLFILHDREEAAYFLADLQHLVPDEEPLLFPSSYKRPYAFDETENANVLMRAEVLNKLNSHRGPKTTAEQASEDADDALPEGSPKVKDKKAKISVKDTAGALIVTYPEALFEKVINKKSLVANTFIVKAGDKLDVNFISDMLAEYDFERSDFVYEAGQFAVRGGIVDIFSYANELPYRIELFGDEVETIRTFDPESQLSVEKRQQVSIIPNVQTKLLQETREAFLDFIPRNTAIWAKDVRQTLDVVEESFDRAEQGFKEMLASAGGVQIVSKPEDLFETGKSFKKLLDNFPIVEFGKRFHFKAGAEEFNFSAKPQPSFNKDFSRLVKNLHDNQEKGFTNVIAAESVRQADRLRTIFDELDNNVQFQHLLLGLREGFVDETLKLVVYTDHQLFERFYRAQEGRKFSKKKALTLKELRTLVPGDYVVHQDYGIARFAGLTQVEINDRLQEAIRLVYRDDDVLTVSIHALHKIAKYSGAEGTPPTMSKLGSPEWENKKKSVKKKVKDIAAELIRLYAKRKTAPGHAFARDSFMQAELESSFIYEDTPDQAKATEDVKHDMEQPHPMDRLVCGDVGFGKTEVAIRAAFKSVADGKQAAVLVPTTILAMQHYKTFRERLANLPVTVEYVNRFKTTKQIKETLQRVAEGKTDILIGTHRLTNKDIKFKDLGLLIIDEEQKFGVKTKDKLKELKVNVDTLTLSATPIPRTLHFSLMGARDLSVIATPPPNRQPVQTELHVFDELLIRDAVARELKRGGQVFFVHNRVKDIDELAAMILRMVPDARITTIHGQMEGDQLEKRMMKFVDGEYDVLVSTNLIESGLDIPNANTIIINRAHMHGLSDLHQMRGRVGRSNKKAYCYLLTPPVAGLPSDARKRLSTLEEFSDLGDGFKVAMRDLDIRGAGNLLGGEQSGFINDLGFETYHQILDEAVQELKETEFRDLFLGDPTQRLQEAAATKGPKECNIETDLQILIPTTT from the coding sequence TTGAAGGTCTCCGATTTCCTCCAGCTCTACTCCCTCGACCCCACCGGCATGACCGTGGGCGCCCGCCTGAACCCGGCCACGCGCCATAGTCTGCGGCCGGCCGATGCCAAGGCTACCGATGCGCCCGTGCGCCTGCACCTGCGCGGCCTCGTGGGCTCCCAGGACGCGGTGCTGGCCGCCGCCCTGCACCAGGAGTTTCCCGACCAGCACCACCTCTTCATCCTGCACGACCGGGAAGAGGCCGCCTATTTCCTGGCCGACCTCCAGCACCTGGTGCCCGACGAGGAGCCGCTCTTGTTCCCGAGCTCCTACAAGCGCCCCTACGCCTTCGACGAGACGGAAAACGCCAACGTGCTGATGCGGGCCGAGGTGCTGAATAAGCTGAACTCTCACCGGGGACCAAAAACCACCGCTGAGCAGGCCTCCGAGGATGCCGACGACGCCCTGCCGGAAGGCTCGCCCAAGGTGAAAGACAAAAAGGCCAAAATCAGCGTGAAGGACACGGCCGGAGCCCTGATTGTCACCTACCCCGAAGCGCTGTTCGAGAAGGTTATCAACAAGAAGAGCTTAGTTGCCAACACCTTTATTGTGAAGGCAGGTGACAAGCTCGACGTCAACTTTATCAGCGACATGCTGGCCGAGTACGACTTCGAGCGGAGCGACTTTGTGTACGAGGCGGGCCAGTTTGCCGTGCGCGGCGGTATCGTGGACATCTTCAGCTACGCCAACGAGCTGCCCTACCGCATCGAACTGTTCGGCGACGAGGTGGAAACCATCCGCACCTTCGACCCGGAAAGCCAATTGTCGGTGGAGAAGCGGCAGCAGGTGAGCATCATCCCCAACGTGCAAACCAAGCTGTTGCAGGAAACCCGGGAGGCCTTTCTGGACTTCATCCCCCGCAACACCGCCATCTGGGCCAAGGACGTGCGCCAGACTCTGGACGTGGTAGAGGAATCCTTCGACCGGGCCGAGCAGGGCTTCAAGGAAATGCTGGCTTCGGCCGGCGGCGTGCAGATTGTGAGCAAGCCCGAAGACCTGTTCGAGACGGGCAAGTCGTTCAAGAAGCTGCTCGACAACTTCCCCATCGTGGAGTTCGGCAAACGCTTCCACTTCAAGGCCGGGGCCGAGGAATTCAACTTCAGCGCCAAGCCCCAGCCTTCCTTTAACAAGGACTTCAGCCGCCTGGTCAAGAACCTGCACGACAACCAGGAGAAGGGCTTTACCAACGTCATTGCCGCCGAATCGGTGCGGCAGGCCGACCGGCTGCGCACCATTTTCGACGAGCTCGACAACAACGTGCAGTTTCAGCACCTGCTGCTGGGTTTGCGCGAGGGGTTCGTGGACGAAACGCTCAAGCTCGTGGTCTACACCGACCACCAGCTGTTCGAGCGGTTCTACCGGGCCCAGGAAGGCCGCAAGTTCTCCAAGAAAAAGGCCCTGACCCTGAAAGAGCTGCGCACACTGGTACCCGGCGACTACGTGGTGCACCAGGACTACGGCATTGCCCGCTTTGCCGGCCTAACCCAGGTTGAAATCAACGACCGGCTGCAGGAAGCCATCCGCCTCGTGTACCGCGACGACGACGTGCTGACCGTCAGCATCCACGCCCTGCACAAGATTGCCAAGTACAGCGGGGCCGAGGGCACGCCGCCTACCATGAGCAAGCTGGGCTCCCCGGAGTGGGAAAACAAGAAGAAGTCGGTTAAGAAAAAGGTCAAGGACATTGCCGCCGAGCTGATCCGCCTCTACGCCAAGCGCAAAACCGCGCCCGGCCACGCCTTCGCCCGCGACTCCTTTATGCAGGCCGAGCTCGAATCGAGCTTCATTTACGAGGACACGCCCGACCAGGCCAAGGCCACCGAGGACGTGAAGCACGACATGGAGCAGCCCCACCCCATGGACCGCCTGGTGTGCGGCGACGTGGGCTTCGGCAAAACCGAGGTAGCCATCCGGGCCGCGTTTAAGTCGGTGGCCGACGGCAAGCAGGCGGCCGTGCTGGTGCCCACCACCATCCTGGCCATGCAGCACTACAAAACTTTCCGAGAGCGGCTCGCCAACCTGCCCGTGACGGTGGAGTACGTGAACCGCTTCAAGACCACCAAGCAAATCAAGGAGACGCTACAGCGGGTGGCCGAGGGCAAAACCGACATCCTCATCGGCACCCACCGCCTCACCAACAAGGACATCAAGTTCAAGGACCTGGGCTTGCTCATCATCGACGAAGAGCAGAAGTTCGGGGTTAAGACCAAGGACAAGCTCAAGGAGCTGAAGGTAAACGTGGACACGCTGACCCTCTCGGCCACACCCATTCCGCGCACTCTGCACTTCTCCCTGATGGGCGCCCGCGACCTGTCGGTCATTGCCACGCCCCCGCCGAACCGCCAGCCGGTCCAGACCGAGCTGCACGTGTTCGATGAGCTGCTGATCCGCGACGCGGTGGCCCGCGAATTGAAGCGCGGCGGGCAGGTGTTCTTCGTGCACAACCGCGTGAAGGACATCGACGAGCTGGCCGCCATGATTCTGCGCATGGTGCCCGACGCCCGCATCACCACCATTCACGGGCAGATGGAAGGCGACCAGCTCGAAAAGCGCATGATGAAGTTCGTGGACGGGGAGTACGACGTACTGGTGAGCACCAACCTGATTGAGTCGGGCCTCGACATCCCCAACGCCAACACCATCATCATCAACCGGGCCCACATGCACGGCCTTTCGGACCTGCACCAGATGCGGGGCCGCGTGGGCCGCTCCAACAAAAAGGCCTACTGCTACCTGCTCACCCCGCCCGTGGCCGGCCTGCCCAGTGACGCCCGCAAGCGCCTGAGCACCCTGGAGGAATTCTCCGACCTCGGCGACGGCTTCAAGGTAGCCATGCGCGACCTCGACATCCGGGGCGCGGGCAACCTGCTGGGCGGCGAGCAGTCGGGCTTTATCAACGACCTGGGCTTCGAAACCTACCACCAGATCCTGGACGAGGCCGTGCAGGAGCTCAAGGAAACCGAGTTCCGCGACCTGTTCCTCGGCGACCCCACCCAGCGCCTGCAGGAAGCCGCCGCCACCAAGGGCCCCAAGGAGTGCAACATCGAAACCGACCTGCAAATCCTTATCCCGACCACTACGTGA
- a CDS encoding TRCF domain-containing protein produces MAGIVDRFGPLPAEVEQLADIVRLRWQACHVGFEKLTLKKNLLKGYIPATNNEAYFQGETFGTILNYIQTHPRSASMKERKEQLIISIDEVKSVGAAKRILSELGSEEKVGV; encoded by the coding sequence GTGGCCGGCATCGTGGACCGCTTCGGCCCCCTGCCCGCCGAGGTGGAGCAGCTGGCCGACATCGTACGCCTGCGCTGGCAGGCCTGCCACGTCGGCTTCGAAAAGCTCACCCTCAAGAAGAACCTGCTCAAAGGCTACATCCCGGCCACCAACAACGAGGCCTACTTCCAGGGCGAAACCTTCGGCACCATCCTCAACTACATCCAGACCCACCCCCGCTCCGCCTCCATGAAGGAGCGCAAGGAACAGCTCATCATCAGCATCGACGAGGTGAAAAGCGTGGGCGCGGCCAAGCGGATTCTCAGTGAACTGGGCAGTGAGGAGAAGGTGGGAGTGTAG